In the Coturnix japonica isolate 7356 chromosome 6, Coturnix japonica 2.1, whole genome shotgun sequence genome, one interval contains:
- the NUDT13 gene encoding nucleoside diphosphate-linked moiety X motif 13 isoform X1, with product MAAIYQAAYRGAALFCRSHSTYVRKMRYLNKLKEDDSLCRQAQTSGTFYLFHNLSPFLRKVGKKYLIPQLSAAEMKRILEKFKETEQWIEKSVLIGCSDEHVPHFALDLAGASEKSVIEAELKGSFTDLRKALFVVDEKDSTLLASAQALLRWHDSHQYCSKTGQPTQKNIAGSKRVCHASGITYYPQASPVVIILVSDGSRCLLARQPSFPEGMFTALSGFCDLGEAVEEAARREVAEEVGLEVESLRYSASQHWPFPSSCLMIACHALVRGQQLKISMNSLELEEARWFSLEEIVDGLKRGPKSAKQDNGSFLPWFPPKQAVAHQLINEWVKQQTSQPTQVQ from the exons ATGGCTGCAATTTATCAAGCAGCATATAGAGGAGCTGCTCTCTTCTGCAGGTCACACTCTACCTATGTTAGAAAAATGAG aTACTTAAATAAGCTAAAGGAAGATGACAGCTTGTGTAGACAAGCCCAGACCTCCGGAACTTTCTACCTCTTTCACAATCTCTCACCCTTCCTGCGGAAAGTCGGGAAGAAGTATTTGATaccacagctcagtgcagcag aaatgaaaaggatCCTGGAGAAATTCAAAGAGACTGAACAGTGGATAGAGAAGTCGGTGCTGATCGGTTGTTCAGATGAGCATGTACCACACTTTGCCCTGGATTTAG caggagCTTCGGAAAAATCAGTTATTGAGGCTGAGCTCAAAGGATCGTTCACTGACTTACGAAAGGCTCTCTTTGTAGTGGATGAGAAGGATTCTACTTTGCTGGCCTCG gcCCAGGCCCTTCTCCGGTGGCATGATTCCCACCAGTACTGTAGCAAAACTGGGCAGCCAACTCAGAAAAATATAGCTGGCAGCAAGCGTGTGTGCCACGCCAGTGGAATTACTTATTACCCACAG GCATCTCCAGTAGTCATCATCTTGGTGTCTGATGGCAGCCGCTGCCTCCTTGCACGACAGCCCTCATTTCCTGAGGGGATGTTCACCGCTCTGTCTGGCTTCTGTGACTTAG GTGAAGCTGTGGAGGAGGCAGCCCGGCGGGAGGTGGCAGAAGAGGTGGGCCTGGAGGTAGAGTCACTCCGGTACTCAGCGTCCCAGCACTGGCCGTTCCCCAGCAGCTGTTTAATGATAGCTTGTCACGCATTGGTGAGGGGACAGCAGTTGAAG ATCAGTATGAacagcctggagctggaggaagCCCGCTGGTTTAGCCTGGAGGAAATCGTGGACGGTCTCAAGCGAGGACCCAAATCTGCAAAGCAAGACAATGGAAGTTTTCTACCCTGGTTCCCTCCCAAGCAGGCCGTTGCTCACCAATTGATTAACGAGTGGGTTAAGCAGCAGACTTCCCAGCCAACTCAGGTGCAGTGA
- the NUDT13 gene encoding nucleoside diphosphate-linked moiety X motif 13 isoform X2, which produces MAAIYQAAYRGAALFCRSHSTYVRKMRYLNKLKEDDSLCRQAQTSGTFYLFHNLSPFLRKVGKKYLIPQLSAAEMKRILEKFKETEQWIEKSVLIGCSDEHVPHFALDLGASEKSVIEAELKGSFTDLRKALFVVDEKDSTLLASAQALLRWHDSHQYCSKTGQPTQKNIAGSKRVCHASGITYYPQASPVVIILVSDGSRCLLARQPSFPEGMFTALSGFCDLGEAVEEAARREVAEEVGLEVESLRYSASQHWPFPSSCLMIACHALVRGQQLKISMNSLELEEARWFSLEEIVDGLKRGPKSAKQDNGSFLPWFPPKQAVAHQLINEWVKQQTSQPTQVQ; this is translated from the exons ATGGCTGCAATTTATCAAGCAGCATATAGAGGAGCTGCTCTCTTCTGCAGGTCACACTCTACCTATGTTAGAAAAATGAG aTACTTAAATAAGCTAAAGGAAGATGACAGCTTGTGTAGACAAGCCCAGACCTCCGGAACTTTCTACCTCTTTCACAATCTCTCACCCTTCCTGCGGAAAGTCGGGAAGAAGTATTTGATaccacagctcagtgcagcag aaatgaaaaggatCCTGGAGAAATTCAAAGAGACTGAACAGTGGATAGAGAAGTCGGTGCTGATCGGTTGTTCAGATGAGCATGTACCACACTTTGCCCTGGATTTAG gagCTTCGGAAAAATCAGTTATTGAGGCTGAGCTCAAAGGATCGTTCACTGACTTACGAAAGGCTCTCTTTGTAGTGGATGAGAAGGATTCTACTTTGCTGGCCTCG gcCCAGGCCCTTCTCCGGTGGCATGATTCCCACCAGTACTGTAGCAAAACTGGGCAGCCAACTCAGAAAAATATAGCTGGCAGCAAGCGTGTGTGCCACGCCAGTGGAATTACTTATTACCCACAG GCATCTCCAGTAGTCATCATCTTGGTGTCTGATGGCAGCCGCTGCCTCCTTGCACGACAGCCCTCATTTCCTGAGGGGATGTTCACCGCTCTGTCTGGCTTCTGTGACTTAG GTGAAGCTGTGGAGGAGGCAGCCCGGCGGGAGGTGGCAGAAGAGGTGGGCCTGGAGGTAGAGTCACTCCGGTACTCAGCGTCCCAGCACTGGCCGTTCCCCAGCAGCTGTTTAATGATAGCTTGTCACGCATTGGTGAGGGGACAGCAGTTGAAG ATCAGTATGAacagcctggagctggaggaagCCCGCTGGTTTAGCCTGGAGGAAATCGTGGACGGTCTCAAGCGAGGACCCAAATCTGCAAAGCAAGACAATGGAAGTTTTCTACCCTGGTTCCCTCCCAAGCAGGCCGTTGCTCACCAATTGATTAACGAGTGGGTTAAGCAGCAGACTTCCCAGCCAACTCAGGTGCAGTGA
- the NUDT13 gene encoding nucleoside diphosphate-linked moiety X motif 13 isoform X5, giving the protein MAAIYQAAYRGAALFCRSHSTYVRKMRYLNKLKEDDSLCRQAQTSGTFYLFHNLSPFLRKVGKKYLIPQLSAAEMKRILEKFKETEQWIEKSVLIGCSDEHVPHFALDLAGASEKSVIEAELKGSFTDLRKALFVVDEKDSTLLASAQALLRWHDSHQYCSKTGQPTQKNIAGSKRVCHASGITYYPQASPVVIILVSDGSRCLLARQPSFPEGMFTALSGFCDLGEAVEEAARREVAEEVGLEVESLRYSASQHWPFPSSCLMIACHALVRGQQLKLASYK; this is encoded by the exons ATGGCTGCAATTTATCAAGCAGCATATAGAGGAGCTGCTCTCTTCTGCAGGTCACACTCTACCTATGTTAGAAAAATGAG aTACTTAAATAAGCTAAAGGAAGATGACAGCTTGTGTAGACAAGCCCAGACCTCCGGAACTTTCTACCTCTTTCACAATCTCTCACCCTTCCTGCGGAAAGTCGGGAAGAAGTATTTGATaccacagctcagtgcagcag aaatgaaaaggatCCTGGAGAAATTCAAAGAGACTGAACAGTGGATAGAGAAGTCGGTGCTGATCGGTTGTTCAGATGAGCATGTACCACACTTTGCCCTGGATTTAG caggagCTTCGGAAAAATCAGTTATTGAGGCTGAGCTCAAAGGATCGTTCACTGACTTACGAAAGGCTCTCTTTGTAGTGGATGAGAAGGATTCTACTTTGCTGGCCTCG gcCCAGGCCCTTCTCCGGTGGCATGATTCCCACCAGTACTGTAGCAAAACTGGGCAGCCAACTCAGAAAAATATAGCTGGCAGCAAGCGTGTGTGCCACGCCAGTGGAATTACTTATTACCCACAG GCATCTCCAGTAGTCATCATCTTGGTGTCTGATGGCAGCCGCTGCCTCCTTGCACGACAGCCCTCATTTCCTGAGGGGATGTTCACCGCTCTGTCTGGCTTCTGTGACTTAG GTGAAGCTGTGGAGGAGGCAGCCCGGCGGGAGGTGGCAGAAGAGGTGGGCCTGGAGGTAGAGTCACTCCGGTACTCAGCGTCCCAGCACTGGCCGTTCCCCAGCAGCTGTTTAATGATAGCTTGTCACGCATTGGTGAGGGGACAGCAGTTGAAG CTAGCGTCCTACAAGTGA
- the NUDT13 gene encoding nucleoside diphosphate-linked moiety X motif 13 isoform X3, with the protein MAAIYQAAYRGAALFCRSHSTYVRKMRYLNKLKEDDSLCRQAQTSGTFYLFHNLSPFLRKVGKKYLIPQLSAAAGASEKSVIEAELKGSFTDLRKALFVVDEKDSTLLASAQALLRWHDSHQYCSKTGQPTQKNIAGSKRVCHASGITYYPQASPVVIILVSDGSRCLLARQPSFPEGMFTALSGFCDLGEAVEEAARREVAEEVGLEVESLRYSASQHWPFPSSCLMIACHALVRGQQLKISMNSLELEEARWFSLEEIVDGLKRGPKSAKQDNGSFLPWFPPKQAVAHQLINEWVKQQTSQPTQVQ; encoded by the exons ATGGCTGCAATTTATCAAGCAGCATATAGAGGAGCTGCTCTCTTCTGCAGGTCACACTCTACCTATGTTAGAAAAATGAG aTACTTAAATAAGCTAAAGGAAGATGACAGCTTGTGTAGACAAGCCCAGACCTCCGGAACTTTCTACCTCTTTCACAATCTCTCACCCTTCCTGCGGAAAGTCGGGAAGAAGTATTTGATaccacagctcagtgcagcag caggagCTTCGGAAAAATCAGTTATTGAGGCTGAGCTCAAAGGATCGTTCACTGACTTACGAAAGGCTCTCTTTGTAGTGGATGAGAAGGATTCTACTTTGCTGGCCTCG gcCCAGGCCCTTCTCCGGTGGCATGATTCCCACCAGTACTGTAGCAAAACTGGGCAGCCAACTCAGAAAAATATAGCTGGCAGCAAGCGTGTGTGCCACGCCAGTGGAATTACTTATTACCCACAG GCATCTCCAGTAGTCATCATCTTGGTGTCTGATGGCAGCCGCTGCCTCCTTGCACGACAGCCCTCATTTCCTGAGGGGATGTTCACCGCTCTGTCTGGCTTCTGTGACTTAG GTGAAGCTGTGGAGGAGGCAGCCCGGCGGGAGGTGGCAGAAGAGGTGGGCCTGGAGGTAGAGTCACTCCGGTACTCAGCGTCCCAGCACTGGCCGTTCCCCAGCAGCTGTTTAATGATAGCTTGTCACGCATTGGTGAGGGGACAGCAGTTGAAG ATCAGTATGAacagcctggagctggaggaagCCCGCTGGTTTAGCCTGGAGGAAATCGTGGACGGTCTCAAGCGAGGACCCAAATCTGCAAAGCAAGACAATGGAAGTTTTCTACCCTGGTTCCCTCCCAAGCAGGCCGTTGCTCACCAATTGATTAACGAGTGGGTTAAGCAGCAGACTTCCCAGCCAACTCAGGTGCAGTGA
- the NUDT13 gene encoding nucleoside diphosphate-linked moiety X motif 13 isoform X4 yields the protein MAAIYQAAYRGAALFCRSHSTYVRKMRYLNKLKEDDSLCRQAQTSGTFYLFHNLSPFLRKVGKKYLIPQLSAAGASEKSVIEAELKGSFTDLRKALFVVDEKDSTLLASAQALLRWHDSHQYCSKTGQPTQKNIAGSKRVCHASGITYYPQASPVVIILVSDGSRCLLARQPSFPEGMFTALSGFCDLGEAVEEAARREVAEEVGLEVESLRYSASQHWPFPSSCLMIACHALVRGQQLKISMNSLELEEARWFSLEEIVDGLKRGPKSAKQDNGSFLPWFPPKQAVAHQLINEWVKQQTSQPTQVQ from the exons ATGGCTGCAATTTATCAAGCAGCATATAGAGGAGCTGCTCTCTTCTGCAGGTCACACTCTACCTATGTTAGAAAAATGAG aTACTTAAATAAGCTAAAGGAAGATGACAGCTTGTGTAGACAAGCCCAGACCTCCGGAACTTTCTACCTCTTTCACAATCTCTCACCCTTCCTGCGGAAAGTCGGGAAGAAGTATTTGATaccacagctcagtgcagcag gagCTTCGGAAAAATCAGTTATTGAGGCTGAGCTCAAAGGATCGTTCACTGACTTACGAAAGGCTCTCTTTGTAGTGGATGAGAAGGATTCTACTTTGCTGGCCTCG gcCCAGGCCCTTCTCCGGTGGCATGATTCCCACCAGTACTGTAGCAAAACTGGGCAGCCAACTCAGAAAAATATAGCTGGCAGCAAGCGTGTGTGCCACGCCAGTGGAATTACTTATTACCCACAG GCATCTCCAGTAGTCATCATCTTGGTGTCTGATGGCAGCCGCTGCCTCCTTGCACGACAGCCCTCATTTCCTGAGGGGATGTTCACCGCTCTGTCTGGCTTCTGTGACTTAG GTGAAGCTGTGGAGGAGGCAGCCCGGCGGGAGGTGGCAGAAGAGGTGGGCCTGGAGGTAGAGTCACTCCGGTACTCAGCGTCCCAGCACTGGCCGTTCCCCAGCAGCTGTTTAATGATAGCTTGTCACGCATTGGTGAGGGGACAGCAGTTGAAG ATCAGTATGAacagcctggagctggaggaagCCCGCTGGTTTAGCCTGGAGGAAATCGTGGACGGTCTCAAGCGAGGACCCAAATCTGCAAAGCAAGACAATGGAAGTTTTCTACCCTGGTTCCCTCCCAAGCAGGCCGTTGCTCACCAATTGATTAACGAGTGGGTTAAGCAGCAGACTTCCCAGCCAACTCAGGTGCAGTGA